ACCAAGTGCTTTCACAGCAGACAGTCTGATCTAGGGACCAGCTCTGAAGTCACGTGGACAGTGCCACTGTCAATCCTTCCACTTACTGGGTGACTTTACAGAAGTCACTGCTAACCTATCAGCATCCGAACTGCTCTATCTGTAAATAGAGATTAAGAATCAACACctcgccaggcgtggtgacgcacgcctgtaatcccagcactcgggaggcagaggcaggcggatcgctgtgagttcgaggccagcctggtctaagtgagtccaggataggcaaggatacaaagaaagcctgtttcaaaaaacataacaaaaacaaaaaagaaagaaagaaaggcttatCTGGAGAGTTGAGGTCCCCACCTCTTGAAGTAGCCCTTCCAGGCAGGAAAAGCTGGGCCGGTCTGCAGGGTGAGGGGCCCAGCAACGCAAGGCGAGGGAGTACAGGGCCCTGGAACAGAGCCGAGGCCTCGGCAGCCTGGCTCGGTCCTTCTCCAGCCGGTGAAGGAGGAGGTATGGTGGAACACCTGCCCACGGCTCCTCGCCTCCGGAAAACATTTCCCACAGTGTCACACCAAACATCCACACATCAGAGGCAGATGAGAAGGCTCCCTGGCGTAGGCTCTCTGGGGCACACCTGAGGAAAATGGAAGTtgaaggcagccagggctgtgcaCCCCCTCGCTTGTTGCCTTCTCGGCCCCCCATCCCTTccttcaacccccacccccacccgccccatTAGTCTCAGAAACTTTCTCCAGTGCATTTTGACCTGATGACACCTCTGTCCCGCCTCCTCTAGAAGACTAACAACCACTTCctgtccccaacacacacacacacacacacacacacacacacacacacacacacacacacactaccccgcCCTAGTTGCAAGCTGGCTGGCTgcagctctccagccccgcctCAAGCCAGACCGCCAGAGTAAGCGCCCTCACCAGGCATAGGGGATGGGACGGGGGCCGCCCATGACATAGCGACCCCGGGCGCCGCCCAGCGGCCGCACCAATCCAAAATCCGCCACTTTGATCGTTCGAGGTGAGGCCAGCAGCAGGTTGCGGGTAGCGAGATCACGGTGCACTAACCCACAGGACCCCAAGTACGCCATGGCTCCTGCCAACTGACGCAGAAAGAGGCACAGTAGGGCCACGGGCAGTGGGGACGTCGGCGCTGGGGCAGTCAAACGCGCATGCAGGGAGCCCAGTGGTGCCAGTTCCATCACCTGCAGGAACACAGTGTCATGTCAGCCATGATCTGGCTCCTGTGGTCTTTTCTTGCTCCACGCCAACCCTGGGGCTCCAAGGAAAGCAAGGTCCCTTTGTGTTTACCATCTGTAGAGGCTGGCCCAGGACGAGGCCATGCAGACGCAGCACGTGTGGATGTGTTAGCTTCATCATGACAGACACTTCCCGTAGGAAGTCCCCCAGCTCTGTGCCCATAGGACCCTGGGGACCCACACGGAGGGACTTGACAGCCACTGGGATCTAGAGGTGAGGGGAAACACCATCAAACACCCAGAGTAACAGGCTATGGCCGGAGCAGAGGGCATAAAGAATGAAGGAGGCAGTGTGCTGAGGTACCTTGGATTAAAGAAAGCCCCTtgggcggggcgtggtggcgcatgcctttaatcccagcactcaggaggcagaggcaggcagatcgctgtgagttcgaggccagcctggtctacaaagtgagtcgaggacagcccaggctacacatagaaactctgtcttgaaaaacaaaaacaaagcaaaacaaaacaaaaaaacaaaagaaaaaggaagaaagagagaaagccccGTGGGCACTCACACTCTGGCCACTGGGCAGCGTCCATAGCCCTCGATGTACAACGCCAAAGCAGCCTGAGCCCAGCAGCTCCCCTCTGCACACAGCACTCTCTGGAATCAGACACTTGAGTCCCCCCTCCGGGTCATGGAGGCACAGAAGGCTGCCTGAGCGTGGGGGGGTCTCCTTCGGCTCAGGAGCAAACCCCCCAAGGATCTGAAATAGGAGTAGGAATTCAGGTGTGTGCAACCCTGACTAACCCTAACCCACCTGTCATTCCTCAagcaccgccgccgccgccgccgccgccacatACCTTGTTGACCCAGTTCTTAGATTTGACGCCCGAACGGTACTTTTTCAGGGCTTCAGCAAGTCTGCGCTGGGCTGGGGAAGGGCAGAATGAGAGGAGTGAGAATGCTGTGGAATCCAGAGAACTGACAGGCAAGACGTCTGAAGTCTGGGGGAACCAGGACCAACACCTGGGAGGGCTGGGGAAGCTACAGGGCCTTCAGGCAGGGGGTCCTCACCAGGCCTGCCCATGCCAATGCTGTCCAGGTCCTCAGGCCTTACAAAGTCAAAGTGTTCTGGCCGAGTGACGTTAAGTTCCTCAAGGATGGGCCGGTAAAACTGGGCCAGCTGGACGTCCCGGAGCAGCCGAAGTAGCCACAGGGACCTGGCTTCAGGGAGCATGTCTGGATAAGGACCTCTGAGGGGTGTGGCAGACTGCTTTAAATGTATATAGCCTAGGGCAGGCACCAAAGACACAAGAGACAGAATCTCAACAGCCACCCTCAACACATCAGAAACACTCAGGTAcacaaggagagacagagagagatacggAGGAACTTAGCCAGCCACttgcacgtgtgtacacacacacacacacacacacacacacacacacacacacacacacacacacacctctggtAGCCTACTCCCATCCCCAAGGCTGAGAAATCTGCTCCCTCGTGCTTTTGGGATTTCAGACTATTGCCTGCCCACTCGACCAAGCCCAGCTATGTTCTaactctacagcagtggttctcagtctgcCTAACACTGCGACctgttaatacagttcctcatgttgtggtgacctcgaGCCATAAAGTTGTTTTcatcactacttcataactgcagggattttgcttctgttatgaatcctaatgtaaacatttttggagATAAGAGGTTTGCCAAGGTGGGGGGTCACGACCCAAAGGTTGGAAGCCGCTGCTTTAGAGCTATGGCACACGGCCCCGTACTACGGACATTCAAATACTCCGCCACTTAGTCCTGAGGCACACCTCTGCACACATTTACTCATATACAATGGAAAACATCTCCTCTCTTCATATGAGACAAAAATGTCTTGTACCAAACACACACTGGAGACACCCAGATACGCTGACACACCACACCTCAGgcacataggaacacacacacatacacacacagacctacAGATATGCCACAAAACATGCCTGAGACAATCAGATACATGTCCTCAAGTCCACGACAATTCCCATACACTTCCACAAAATGCAGGCGTGCTGCCACACACCCTCACGCAGGTGTACTACCTCCACAAATCAACGATGCCTACATAAATAATTCCGCCACGCGTATCTGAGACACCGAGGGtcgcatatacacaaacacaaaaaccgaGGACCTACTGCCACCTCATCCCAGTGACGTCCAGCGTCCTCACGGCTTCTTAAACACCCGAGGCCGCCACATTAGAAATTAAATTGGTATCTGTGCTGGGCTGCCAAGCTCAGACGCCATTCACAAGGCCACCTCGGCTGCCAGGTGTGTGGTCCTAACACACCCACCCGAGCGCAGGTCCCGGTACAGAGCCCAGGTGCTCTCCTGCGTCACTcagcccaagctggcttccaaGCACTTTCACCTGCCGTTACTAAACAGAGCTCTAGGCCTCTGGGTTCCGACTGCCTGCCCAGAGACTCCTTTACACACCTGCCTGTGTCCTTGATCCTGCAGTAGTAGTTAAACCACCAGGGAGTCCTGGATGGCGGGGGAGTGCGCatggggacgggggggggggggatgggagccCTGGGGGAGCTGGCCACCCTAGGAGGCCTGGGAACAGACAGCAGGAGAAGAAGATTCAGgcccagagagagaccctgcgTTGCTCACAAATAGGAAGGGAAGAGCTGGAGACGGCAGCTCGGAAGAAACGCTGAGTGGGAAAGGATCCAGCGACGCACCCCAAAGGAATCCTGCAAGTCCCAGCCCCGGGCGCCCCTTCTAGGTGCGGACTCTCACCTGGCGGAGGCGGAAGAGGCAGCTGCGGAGCCGCCCAAGTAGCCGGCATTAAATGCTAAGAAGGGCGGGACCCCAAGGCCCGGAGGGCGGGTCCTGGAAGGTGGCCCTGAGCAATCGAGGACCAATTCCCTGGTGGCACTTTGTGTGGGACTCCCAGGCTGCGCCCCTCCCATATTCAGGGCAGGTGAGCCTCTAGGTGGAGCTTAACCTCCCTTCCGCTTGCCTTTTTCCCCCCCACAGTCTTGGctggcttcctttctctgctcacttctctccctcctgtccctgTTCCTGTCCCTGTCCCACGTGCCCTCCCTTCCCAGACCTGGTAGTTGCAGGGTAGGTTAAGCGGGACATAGGCACTGCCTTTAGGAGAGAGGCTCTAACAGGCATTTCCTAAGTCTTGAAGGGAAAGCCAAGGTACAGGATGCTTCAGGATGAAGGAGTGGGGAGGGTTTGGGGGGGGTGCGGCGGGGATGTTGGTGCTGGGGACGTCAGCTCTGGTCCTAGACAGAGTCAAGAAGTTTCTTGTCCTCCGATTAGACGCGCTGCCTAATTGCTCCCTCTACATCTGTCCCACTTGATCCACTGAAGGCTCAGCAGGGCAGGAAATGGGCCTGTCTTACCGTGGTGACTGAAGTCCCTGGGCCAGTGTAGGCGGGTAGCAGGTGTGTGCGTTGGTTGTAAAGCAACGTCAGTCCATCGGGTCGGATGCTTTCTGTGCACGATCCGTATTATCCCCTGCCTTTAAAATGCctttggtgtgttttgtttttgtttttgtttttaagatttattcatttattatgtataccgtgctctgcctgcatgtacacctgcaggctagtagagggcaccagatctcattatagatggttgtgagccaccatgtggttgctgggaattgaattcaggacctctggtagtgcaggcggtgctcttaactcctgagccatctctccagctcttgttaTGATTTCTTGTACAGTACTTAGATAATGATTCTGCTCTATTTATTCTGTGCACTGTGTTACATTTCTTCTCTCCATGAACTCacaatttttgtaaaaaaaaaaaaaaaaatcagatttggaAAACTCTCAGCCAGTATCTCTTCTTATTACCTACTGAGTGTTGTAATTAAACGTGTGTGTTGCCGTGCCCAGTCAGCTTCTCCTTATAGGTAGGAGTATACTGAGATGACCATATTTCAGAGATGGTGACACACTCCTGCAGTCTCAGAATTCAGAGGTGGAGGTGGCATAAGTTCAGCCCGaagctacataggaagaccctgtccCCCAAACCAAGCAGAGCTtatggggtgtagctcagtggtagctcTTTACTGAGGCCCAGCTTATGTGCAGGTCCTGGTGACACGTTTAGAAATACAGTTCAACGGAACTGTAGCACCGTGTACACCCATCCCCGCAGACAGCGCTCCATCTTGGcatcccagctgctcaggaggtGGAGCAGAGCCTCAAGTGCAGGgtagttcaaggacagcccggGCAACGcagtgagaccatgcctcaaagagaaataaggccctaggttcaataaTCACagcacaaaaaaaccaaaacaaaacaaaaccaccaccacaacaacaaaaaaccatatcTCAGAAGcagctattattttaatttcttgtttaaaggttatgtgtatggatgttttcctTCCGTGTAgatccatgcaccaccaccaccacatgcatgcctgtgaacTTACAGGTGGTCCTAAGCTACCCTGCGGATGCTGAGGTTGAACCcaagtcttctacaagagcaagcagtgctcttaacccctgaggcatctctgcagcctctctTTCATGTACATTTAATCATTACAAACCTCCATAGTCACCAAGCGCTCaactggtgcacagacatatacataagcaagacacccacacacataaaatttaaaatgaaactctGTGTttacgccaggcatggtggcacacgcctttaagcctaacactgaaggaggcagaggcagggggatcgatgtgagttcgaggccaacatggtctacaaagtgagtccaggacagccaaggctatacagagaaaccctgcctcgaaaaaaaaaaaatctgtgtttaaaaatgtatattaaggTACTAAGATGCTTAGTAGTTAACATgtactggtttttttgttgttgttgttttggtttttgtttgtttgtttggttggttggttggttggtgttttcaagacagggttcctcttgcagtcctggctgtcctggactcactttgtagactggcctgTGGCTGTAATCTTGTCCAGAAacaacacaagaaagaaagaaacaaaagcgAGAAGCTACAGATCACTTTTGCCTGCTCATAACTGTCTTATAACTGGAGGTGCAGGTCCAGCAGGTCacgcacttgctgccaagcctgctgatTGTCCTTCAACCCCCGGGTCCCACATGgaacaaggagaaaaacaacccCTACAAGGTGTTGTTTGACCTCTGTGCATatacaaatacagaaataaatgtaaaaaaaaaattacatagtgTTGAGTTGCATCGATTTATTATTTGCTGTTAGCTTATTTCAATTTGcataatgatttttttgttgctgttgtggttgttgttttgtgttttgtggggaAGCTAAGGAacttgaacctagggccttatgCACACTAGGAagacattctaccactgagccatacctccAACCCTtaatctgttctctctctctctctctctctctctctctctctctctctctctctctctctctctctctctttttgagacagggtttctctgtgtagccttggctgtcctggactcactttgtagaccaggctggcctcgaactcacagcgatccacctgcctctgcctccccagtgctgggattaaaggcatgtaccaccacggcCCAaccctttttgtttggttggttttttttggggggggggtttcgagacagggtctctctgtgtagtcttggctgtcctagacttgatttgtagaccaggctggcctcaaactcacagcaatccgcctgcctctgcctcctgagtgctgagattaaaggtgtgcaccaccacgcccagacgtctggttggttttcaagacagggtttttctatgcagcattggatgtcctggaattgctCTATGAACTCACAGTCCTTGGTCTTGGGGGTACACGACTTTTTCATGAGCTCATTGCATACGGTTACCCTTTCTTCAAAGATCCCTccagtatttgtttttgtttgtttgttgatgttttgaaacaaggtttctctgtgtagcattggctgtcttggaactccctttgtagaccaggttggcctcaaactcacagagatccacctgcctctgtctccctgagtgctgggatcacaggtgtgtgccacccccacGCCCACCTCCCTTGATTTTATATAATGCCTTTAGGAGTTACCTATGGATCCCAGAATGGTGAGCCACAATTGTAATTTAAGTATTGAGGATGCCAGGATAGGAAGATCACTTtgagagtttggggccagcctgggctacagagtgagacggtcagaaaccaaataaaacaaaatgaataattcaTAATGCTGTTTACATTAACAGTAATACTTTACTGTGGGCTAAAATTAaattatactgattttttttgtttgtttctttttaaagatttgtttatttattattatatattattatgtatatagtacttggcctgcaggtacacctacaggccagaagagggcatcagatcacagtagaTATGAtggggagccaccatgtggttgctgggaattgaactcaggacctctggaagaacagtcagtgctcttaacccctgagccatctctccagctcccttttttcttggagacagggtttctctgtgtagtcttgcttggtctggactctctttgtagaccaggctggcctcaaactcacagagatccacctacctctgcctctggagtgctgggattgaaggcctgtgccaccacactggcttttttttttttttttttttaaagacaaggacttgagcctggcatggtggtgcccacctttaatcccagcactcgggaggcagaggcaggcggatcactgtgagttcgaggccagcctggtctacaaagcaagttcaggacagccaaggctacatagagaaaccttgtctaaaaaaaccaaaaaaccaaaaaaaaaaaaaaaaaaagacaagcacttgctggagagacggctcagtggttaagagccctggagCACCAGGAATGCGCTCGTGCAGGCGCGACACTCAGGGCAGCACCGGCGGTAACACCTTCAGTGCCAGCtctccgaaggcagaggcagggggaccaagGTCAGACGGGTCTGTAGACAAGGCCtgtaggacagctaaggctgcacagagaaaccctgtcttaaaacaaacaaaagacaaggttttactatgtagctcaagctagtCTCACGAG
The genomic region above belongs to Acomys russatus chromosome 25, mAcoRus1.1, whole genome shotgun sequence and contains:
- the Tnk1 gene encoding non-receptor tyrosine-protein kinase TNK1; this translates as MLPEARSLWLLRLLRDVQLAQFYRPILEELNVTRPEHFDFVRPEDLDSIGMGRPAQRRLAEALKKYRSGVKSKNWVNKILGGFAPEPKETPPRSGSLLCLHDPEGGLKCLIPESAVCRGELLGSGCFGVVHRGLWTLPSGQSIPVAVKSLRVGPQGPMGTELGDFLREVSVMMKLTHPHVLRLHGLVLGQPLQMVMELAPLGSLHARLTAPAPTSPLPVALLCLFLRQLAGAMAYLGSCGLVHRDLATRNLLLASPRTIKVADFGLVRPLGGARGRYVMGGPRPIPYAWCAPESLRQGAFSSASDVWMFGVTLWEMFSGGEEPWAGVPPYLLLHRLEKDRARLPRPRLCSRALYSLALRCWAPHPADRPSFSCLEGLLQEARLSEVRCVREVTEPGALRMEPGDPITVIDGSPDTTSWKGQNGRTLKVGNFPASAVTLADLGGSPVAHPGPRASPARGERCRGSPDGDRERTTSQDLPPAQSQRRKVALQRMKGISRSLESILSLGPRPTGGGSSPPELRHTRAMPQGLPDLPPRPTFISSSSQPTQPHKAQPPWPQRGPLNDHRTGVPGASKATVPSGGLLSDPEWQRKVTEVELSVHGVTYQECQVALRTTRGDVASAIRNLKVDQLFHLSNRSRADCRRILEHHQWDLSAASRYILARS